The Aerococcaceae bacterium DSM 111021 region ATTTCGGTGTGACGAACACATTGTCTTTTGTAATGCCAAAGAAATTCGCAGCACCCACTTCCTCAATCTTCGTATGTGTCGCAGGATCCAAAAAGATTGAATCCGCAAACTGTTGCACTTTAGCTTCTTGACCCGCTTTAAAGCTTGACGCATAGTTGCCTCCAACTTTAGCTGCACCCGTACCTCTTGGCGCGGCCCGGTCGTAATCACTAATCATAAAAGGAGCTGGTTGTAAGCCACCTTTAAAGTAGGCCCCTACCGGTGTCACGTAAATTCCAAAAAGTGCTTCTGTTGCCGGTGCAACTCCAACTACATTCCCTACTCCAATTAAAAATGGTCGAACATATAGAGTTGCGCCTGATCCATATGGCGGCACCCATTCTTCATTCGCATTAACAATATCATGGACTGCTTGGACAAAACTTTCAACTGGATACTCTGGAAGCATGACTTGATTGGCTGATCTTGTTAAACGTTCAGCATTTTGATCGATACGAAACAACTTAATTGAGCCATCTTTTGCTCGATACGCTTTTAAACCTTCAAAACATTGTTGACCTAGGTGAATAGCTGGAGACGCCTCACTAATTGTGATTGAGTTCGACTCAACGACTTGCCCCTCACCCCAGACGCCATTTTTAAAGTAAGCCCGGTAACTTTTACCTGTATCAATATAATCAAAAACAAGTGTTTCCCAATTTAATTTCTCTGGACTTGCAACTGCTTCCATACTATTTTTACTCCCTTTCCCAACTAAATTTAAAAATAAAAAAGCCTATTTAGATTAATTAATAATCTAAACAGGCTTAAACTGTATATAGGTATGCGAAATGAGATTCCGCTGCCCGTTTAGATTATTAATCTATACGAGCAACAAAAAATGTTAGCACGCATAGATACAAACTCGAAAGTTTTTCCGTGTTTGTATCTATGATGCGGATACAAACACTATCTAATAATGCTAATAATTGCAGCGAATTTAAATGTATGTGTACTAAATTTTTTCATGTTATCTCTCTCCAAATATCTTAATACCGTTATATTACGTGCTTAAGATTAGAAAGTTAAGCTTAATTCTAATTTATTTATCATTTCGTTTAAATCCTCTAATATTCATATAATGTTAATGAAAGTATTTGACTTCTTTTCCTATAATGGTTATAGTTGGGTTTGGAAAATTTAATAAGATTTGTTAGGTGAGGCTCCTATGCATACATAGGCTACTGCCCAAAAACGTCCAGAGACGCCAATGGGTATAACAGGAATTGTCGAAATAAGGCTCTTCATAATGTAGCTAACGTTAACCGTTTACGATGCATAGTGCTAAAACTCCACAAAGAATCCGTACGAATTTTTTTGTGCATATTTTTTGAGTCCTCACTATTTTATTGGTGAGGGCTTTTTCTATTTCTTATGGATTTCCATGCATTAGAACTAAAAGGAGGGAAAACAAATGGACTCGTCCATGACGAAGAGATTTCAAAATAATAATGACGCACCATGGCGAACCAGTTTGTCTACCAACAGATTCGTCTAATAGCTCATACAATTGAAGTCTCGTTAATGACAATTAAGGAGGCTATGGCCATGAAAGATAAAAAAGCATTAAGCTACTTTGACTTAGCAAGTTTAAATATTCAGACATTATTAGAGCAATTAGAAACAACAACACAAGGTTATACACACGAGGAAGCTGAAAAAATCCGGGAGGTTTACGGAAACAACGAAATTATCTATGGAAAAGATAAACCTTTATGGAAATTATTTCTCGAATCATTCTCATCTCCATTCACGTTAGTCTTGATTGTTTTGGCAATTATTTCTTTTGCAACAGAGTATATACTCGTTGCACCTGGAGAAAAAGATGCAACAAGTGCGGTGATTATCATCCTACTCGTTATCATTAGTGGGGCAATGTCATTTGTTCAATCAGTCAGATCAAATAATGCAGCCAATGCATTAAATCAATTGGTTGAAGTAACGTCAGCTGTCAAGCGAGACGGTGCCTTTCAAGAAATTGCGACTGAGCACATTGTCTTAGGTGATATTGTTCATCTATCTGCCGGCGATATGATTCCTTCTGATATTCGCTTAATAACTACAAAGGATTTATTCATCTCGCAAACATCATTAACGGGAGAAAGTTATCCAGTAGAAAAAATAGCATCAGCAACAATTAATAAAGTGGACTCTGATACGAGTTACGACACACTCGTTTATATGGGAAGCGAAGTTGTTAGTGGAAGCGCTGAAGGAATTGTTGTTAAGACAGCAAATAACACCCTTTTTGGTCAAATTGCTCAAGAATTAGAACAAGAACCGGTAAAAACGAGTTTTGATAAAGGCATCCAAAGCACATCTCACTTACTCATACGTTTTATGATGATACTTGCACCGACGGTAATTCTCATTAACGGTCTGACGAAAGGGGATTGGTTACAAGCTTTACTCTTTGGTATTTCAGTTGCTGTTGGGTTAACGCCAGAAATGCTACCTATGATTGTCACTTCAAACTTGGTTAAAGGGGCCAGTTCAATGGCTAAAGAAGGAACCGTGATTCGTAATCTCAACTCAATCCAAAACTTTGGTGCGATTGATGTACTTTGTACAGATAAGACAGGAACTTTAACCCAAGATAAGATAGTCCTACAATATCACCTTGATATCGAAGGTAATGAAAATAACCGCGTACTCCGTCATGCTTTTTTAAACAGTTACTACCAAACGGGTTTAAAAAACTTAATGGATGTCGCAGTCATTGAAGCTTCACAAAAAAAGCTCGATACAGAAGCGTTTGACTATACTAAAGTTGACGAGATCCCCTTTGATTTCAATCGCCGCCGTATGAGTGTAGTTGTTCAAGACACTAAAGACAAAACTCAAATGATTACTAAAGGCGCGATTGAAGAAATGTTAGCCATTAGTACTTACGTTGAACAAGACGGCGTAGCAAAACCTCTGACAGATGAAGTCAAAGCAAATGTCCTAGAAACTGTCACTAAATTGAATGCAAGTGGCTTGCGTGTATTAGGTCTTTCTCAAAAATCAGACCCTGCAAGGGTTGGTGAACTTTCTGTTAAAGATGAATCAGATATGGTTCTCATTGGATACTTAGCTTTTCTAGATCCACCAAAAGAATCAACAAAAGAAGCATTAGATACTTTAAGAGAGCATAACGTTGAAGTGAAGATTTTAACTGGAGACAATGCGCTCGTGACTCAATCCGTTTGTATGCAAGTTGGGATAGATGCTACAGCATACTTAACAGGCGAAGCGATTGCGGATATGACTGAGGCTCAACTGGCAGAAGCTGTTGAATCTTATAATGTTTTTGTAAAATTAAATCCAACACAAAAAGCGGAACTTGTACGCATACTTCGAAACAACAACCATGTCGTTGGCTTTATGGGTGATGGTATTAATGACTCACCTGCTATGCGTGCAGCGGATGTAGGTATTTCAGTGGATAATGCGGTTGATATCGCTAAAGAATCGGCTGATGTTATTCTTTTAGAAAAGGATTTAATGGTCCTAGAGAAAGGAATCGTTTCTGGACGTAAAGTATTTGGCAATATTATGAAGTATATTAATGCAACAACAAGTTCTAACTTTGGGAATATGTTTTCAGTACTCATCGCAAGTATTTTCTTACCATTTCTACCGATGCTACCGATGCAACTCTTATTTCTAAACTTACTTTATGATATT contains the following coding sequences:
- the mgtA gene encoding magnesium-translocating P-type ATPase; protein product: MTIKEAMAMKDKKALSYFDLASLNIQTLLEQLETTTQGYTHEEAEKIREVYGNNEIIYGKDKPLWKLFLESFSSPFTLVLIVLAIISFATEYILVAPGEKDATSAVIIILLVIISGAMSFVQSVRSNNAANALNQLVEVTSAVKRDGAFQEIATEHIVLGDIVHLSAGDMIPSDIRLITTKDLFISQTSLTGESYPVEKIASATINKVDSDTSYDTLVYMGSEVVSGSAEGIVVKTANNTLFGQIAQELEQEPVKTSFDKGIQSTSHLLIRFMMILAPTVILINGLTKGDWLQALLFGISVAVGLTPEMLPMIVTSNLVKGASSMAKEGTVIRNLNSIQNFGAIDVLCTDKTGTLTQDKIVLQYHLDIEGNENNRVLRHAFLNSYYQTGLKNLMDVAVIEASQKKLDTEAFDYTKVDEIPFDFNRRRMSVVVQDTKDKTQMITKGAIEEMLAISTYVEQDGVAKPLTDEVKANVLETVTKLNASGLRVLGLSQKSDPARVGELSVKDESDMVLIGYLAFLDPPKESTKEALDTLREHNVEVKILTGDNALVTQSVCMQVGIDATAYLTGEAIADMTEAQLAEAVESYNVFVKLNPTQKAELVRILRNNNHVVGFMGDGINDSPAMRAADVGISVDNAVDIAKESADVILLEKDLMVLEKGIVSGRKVFGNIMKYINATTSSNFGNMFSVLIASIFLPFLPMLPMQLLFLNLLYDISCMSMPWDNVDSEYLKSPKKWEASSIQRFMIWFGPTSSIFDMISFAVLFFIIAPQFLGGNYSSLSPDLQEQFVALFHSGWFVVSLWTQTIVLYALRSKKVPFIESRPSFIMTVFTLLGIFIGTIVPYTQLGTALDLTALPNTFWLLLIAIIIAYLILVTIVKHYYVKRYGELL
- a CDS encoding branched-chain amino acid aminotransferase; the protein is MEAVASPEKLNWETLVFDYIDTGKSYRAYFKNGVWGEGQVVESNSITISEASPAIHLGQQCFEGLKAYRAKDGSIKLFRIDQNAERLTRSANQVMLPEYPVESFVQAVHDIVNANEEWVPPYGSGATLYVRPFLIGVGNVVGVAPATEALFGIYVTPVGAYFKGGLQPAPFMISDYDRAAPRGTGAAKVGGNYASSFKAGQEAKVQQFADSIFLDPATHTKIEEVGAANFFGITKDNVFVTPKSPSILPSITKYSLLHLAENVLGLDVLEGDVYVENLDDFKEAGAMGTAAVITPIGSITQGDKKTVFHSETEVGPLTRALYDELTCIQFGEKEGPEGWVQTVEVKKGSLK